In Treponema sp. OMZ 798, the following proteins share a genomic window:
- a CDS encoding type II toxin-antitoxin system VapB family antitoxin — MRTTIVLNDSKIQKAFALTKIKTKTELIEVALDNLIKKYQIQDLKNYFGKCNLDIDLDNLRIKRWKYF, encoded by the coding sequence ATGAGAACAACTATTGTATTAAATGATTCAAAAATTCAAAAAGCATTCGCATTGACAAAAATAAAAACCAAAACAGAGCTTATTGAAGTTGCTCTTGATAACTTAATAAAAAAGTATCAAATTCAAGACCTAAAAAACTATTTTGGCAAATGCAACTTAGACATAGATCTTGATAATTTAAGGATAAAAAGATGGAAATACTTTTAA
- a CDS encoding vWA domain-containing protein → MQKSKFLLIVIVFFSVFLEAEDLSISREDLLVIQNPKGGYHLYIRAKADIKSVLLTETTKDPDLKLDNYAYRDPNYNEINGDEKRLLNGEFLLPEKKLYSLIDSTPEINTPLGEAYHIWIPYVVFYGYDWSRSGEVEVKDGTFFNIRTFSKPYGDYTGTFQDNPFTLRVTQKPVKEDPPPDLAYSDEAVKTFTDLADSTEGEMIYAKGPEDILPIIKEILKKGDKDHLDLLFALDSTESMMDDIAEVRKNISSMLGDILPQYKTYRIALILYKDYHEDFLVREACVFTDNLKKFEKALYGFKVFGGRDIPEAVYEGIFLGLRQSWRALDADVDKKLILIGDAPPHPRPRGKVTKENVDKLAADKGVKIYPIILPHSLSY, encoded by the coding sequence ATGCAAAAAAGTAAGTTTTTATTGATTGTTATTGTTTTTTTTTCTGTTTTTCTTGAAGCTGAAGACTTAAGCATTTCAAGGGAAGATTTGCTTGTTATACAAAACCCCAAGGGCGGTTATCATTTATACATAAGAGCTAAGGCCGATATAAAAAGTGTACTTTTAACCGAGACAACAAAGGATCCCGATTTAAAGTTGGATAATTATGCCTACCGTGATCCCAATTATAATGAAATAAACGGAGACGAAAAACGCCTTTTAAACGGCGAGTTTTTACTGCCCGAAAAAAAGCTTTACAGCCTTATAGATTCGACTCCCGAAATAAATACCCCTCTGGGTGAAGCCTATCATATTTGGATTCCCTATGTAGTTTTTTACGGATATGATTGGTCTCGCAGCGGTGAGGTCGAAGTAAAGGATGGAACCTTTTTTAATATCCGAACCTTTTCAAAACCTTATGGGGATTATACGGGAACTTTTCAGGATAACCCCTTTACTTTGAGAGTAACTCAAAAGCCCGTCAAAGAAGATCCTCCCCCCGATCTTGCCTACAGCGATGAGGCTGTAAAAACCTTTACCGACCTGGCCGACAGTACTGAAGGAGAGATGATTTATGCAAAGGGCCCTGAGGATATTCTCCCAATTATAAAAGAAATTTTAAAAAAGGGAGATAAAGATCATCTTGATTTACTCTTTGCGTTAGACTCCACTGAAAGCATGATGGATGATATTGCAGAGGTGCGTAAAAACATAAGCTCAATGCTTGGCGACATTCTTCCTCAATATAAAACTTATAGAATTGCTTTGATTTTGTACAAGGATTATCATGAAGATTTTTTGGTGAGAGAGGCTTGCGTTTTTACGGATAACTTAAAAAAGTTTGAAAAAGCCCTTTACGGTTTTAAAGTTTTCGGCGGAAGAGATATTCCCGAAGCTGTCTATGAGGGCATCTTCTTGGGACTTCGTCAGTCATGGCGTGCTTTGGATGCCGATGTGGATAAAAAGTTAATTTTGATAGGCGATGCCCCTCCTCATCCCAGACCCCGCGGAAAGGTAACAAAAGAAAATGTAGATAAACTCGCCGCCGATAAGGGCGTAAAAATTTACCCGATAATACTGCCTCATAGTTTATCGTATTAG
- a CDS encoding helicase: MNPKDVVEWRESLVKLPDHNFFDLMQLYLGKIKTPFNKQRLAEQLSAFLRKPAIQEKIAESLDSHDILILKAVKEIPNPTQAMLSLFFSKKISYAELSEKLLNSEERLLLYRVQNSDGDKVYKINPLLQKTIEPFLLNNLFFMPEKSGQVKAKEININDAALAGLYSFCIHNETVLKNDGSFKKRYEDLIKEIFPWLSEKTKRIYSIFSACESLGLIFRTENGFTVQRAKWEAFSQISKPERLIYFTAASLFKTRKENLQKLVLILFEFLNGFYDRAYYEEDDVEQFFLLLCMQNFSSSFIKNEIDILHLNFIEIAETFGLLCRDKHLIYLNPELLKNVTEPKKPLLIDPSFEVTVLPDSNLKSLLDTAECMEPVLIQMTGKFEITKKACSKIFQLGFTSENVYKILSEATGHEIPQNIRVSINEWYKNFTSLELYSGFVVSVAKEKEKFFELDTPLKKLVHKKIAEGVYLLNVQDLKDFEQAVYKSGLEFIFYKNRPLQSPSVRNFQRLNLFSQKEKKDYTKKLDWVKHQKEREDKYSKTLSQLSAILKDLQLAKEDTKIVSGRINRKAIITEEQLKDGVFKFTKKEASGLDFLGKQKIAEQAILGKHILEIELNTEKGPEKISGVPEEILKEEKDAVLTIVCDNPKDRLKISIAHISKIKLIHNSIFSE; this comes from the coding sequence ATGAATCCCAAAGATGTTGTCGAGTGGCGGGAAAGCCTTGTAAAATTGCCCGACCATAATTTTTTTGATTTAATGCAGCTTTATTTGGGAAAAATCAAAACTCCCTTTAATAAGCAAAGGCTTGCGGAACAGCTGAGTGCTTTTTTACGAAAACCCGCTATACAAGAAAAAATTGCAGAAAGTCTCGATTCTCACGATATATTGATTTTAAAAGCCGTAAAAGAAATTCCCAATCCTACGCAGGCTATGCTCTCTTTGTTTTTTTCAAAAAAAATATCCTACGCCGAGTTATCCGAAAAACTTTTAAATTCGGAAGAACGTCTGCTATTGTACCGTGTTCAAAACAGCGATGGCGATAAGGTTTATAAGATTAACCCTCTTTTACAAAAAACTATAGAACCTTTTTTATTAAATAATCTTTTTTTTATGCCCGAAAAATCGGGGCAGGTAAAAGCTAAAGAAATAAATATAAACGATGCGGCCCTTGCCGGGCTTTATTCCTTTTGTATTCATAACGAAACCGTTTTAAAAAATGACGGTTCTTTTAAAAAAAGATATGAAGATTTAATCAAAGAAATTTTTCCGTGGCTTTCGGAAAAGACAAAACGTATTTACTCCATTTTTTCGGCATGTGAATCCCTAGGGCTTATTTTTAGAACGGAAAACGGCTTTACAGTTCAAAGGGCAAAATGGGAAGCTTTTTCTCAGATAAGCAAACCTGAGCGGTTGATATATTTTACTGCTGCTTCTTTATTTAAAACGAGAAAAGAAAATTTACAAAAACTTGTTTTAATTCTTTTTGAATTTTTAAATGGGTTTTATGATAGGGCCTATTATGAGGAAGATGACGTAGAACAATTTTTTCTTCTTTTGTGTATGCAAAATTTTTCTTCATCCTTTATTAAAAATGAAATTGACATCCTTCATTTAAATTTTATAGAGATTGCTGAAACCTTCGGTCTTTTATGCAGGGATAAGCATTTGATTTATTTGAATCCTGAGCTTTTAAAAAATGTAACTGAACCTAAAAAGCCTCTTTTAATAGATCCGTCTTTTGAGGTTACCGTTTTACCTGACAGCAATTTAAAAAGCCTTTTAGATACAGCGGAGTGTATGGAGCCGGTCTTAATTCAAATGACGGGAAAATTCGAAATTACAAAAAAAGCATGTTCGAAGATTTTTCAGTTAGGATTTACTTCCGAGAATGTGTATAAAATTTTATCGGAGGCAACAGGGCATGAGATTCCTCAAAATATAAGAGTTTCAATAAACGAGTGGTATAAGAATTTTACTTCACTGGAATTATACAGCGGTTTTGTAGTTTCTGTTGCTAAGGAAAAAGAAAAATTTTTTGAGCTCGATACTCCTTTAAAAAAGCTTGTCCATAAAAAAATAGCAGAGGGGGTCTATCTTTTAAATGTTCAAGATTTAAAAGATTTTGAACAAGCCGTTTACAAAAGCGGTTTGGAATTTATCTTTTATAAAAATAGACCTCTCCAATCTCCTTCTGTAAGAAATTTTCAAAGGCTTAATTTATTTTCTCAAAAAGAAAAAAAGGATTACACAAAAAAACTTGATTGGGTAAAACATCAAAAAGAAAGGGAAGATAAATATTCAAAGACCTTATCGCAATTAAGTGCAATACTAAAAGATTTACAGTTAGCAAAGGAAGATACCAAAATTGTAAGCGGCAGGATAAACCGTAAAGCTATAATTACGGAGGAGCAGCTTAAAGACGGAGTTTTTAAGTTTACAAAAAAGGAAGCATCCGGGCTTGATTTTTTGGGAAAACAAAAAATAGCGGAGCAGGCAATCCTAGGTAAACACATCCTTGAAATAGAGTTGAACACAGAAAAGGGTCCGGAAAAAATAAGCGGAGTTCCCGAGGAAATTTTAAAAGAAGAAAAAGATGCAGTTCTTACCATTGTGTGTGATAATCCTAAAGATAGGTTGAAAATTTCTATTGCTCATATTTCAAAAATAAAACTGATTCACAATTCTATTTTTTCGGAATGA
- a CDS encoding prolyl oligopeptidase family serine peptidase — translation MGKYKNQNIIEERVEIEGIPCLRFYPAKMSGFLPPFPTLFYYHGWSSEKNKQKLIGYVFSTLGYQVILPDAVHHGERNKFEDYDEALNEFFLPVIMQNLAEFPIIKNYAIKNFNADEKRLAVSGHSMGGFTTAGIFTHNPSIKTAVVFNGACDWQNAILQIEKEYDEGHIEFDEATKKADPAQNIDKLIDRPLFLLHGIKDSLVSYKIQKQFYDSTLPLYNNKDLLRLMSVERMDHYISIQMLDETVLWLSENL, via the coding sequence ATGGGAAAATACAAAAATCAAAATATAATCGAAGAGAGGGTCGAAATAGAAGGTATACCCTGTTTGCGTTTTTATCCTGCAAAGATGAGCGGATTTCTTCCGCCTTTTCCTACCTTATTTTATTATCACGGCTGGTCTTCAGAAAAAAATAAGCAAAAGCTGATTGGCTATGTTTTTTCTACCTTGGGATATCAAGTAATCTTACCGGATGCTGTCCATCACGGTGAAAGAAATAAGTTTGAAGATTATGATGAGGCCTTAAACGAGTTTTTTTTGCCTGTCATTATGCAAAACCTTGCCGAGTTTCCCATAATAAAAAACTATGCCATAAAAAATTTTAATGCAGATGAAAAACGCCTTGCAGTTTCGGGACATTCTATGGGCGGTTTTACTACAGCAGGAATCTTTACCCATAATCCGAGCATTAAAACTGCGGTCGTTTTTAACGGTGCCTGCGATTGGCAAAATGCAATCCTTCAAATCGAAAAAGAATATGATGAAGGCCATATCGAATTTGATGAGGCAACAAAAAAAGCTGATCCCGCACAAAACATCGACAAACTCATAGATCGGCCTCTTTTTCTTTTACACGGAATAAAGGACTCCCTGGTTTCTTACAAAATCCAAAAACAATTTTACGACTCAACCCTTCCGCTTTATAATAATAAAGATTTATTAAGGCTTATGAGTGTCGAAAGAATGGATCATTATATAAGTATTCAAATGCTCGACGAGACCGTTTTATGGTTAAGTGAAAATCTATAA
- a CDS encoding virulence RhuM family protein, with protein sequence MNDLKELSFLMYTSKEENVSVNVVVKDETIWLTQKAMAELFGIGVPAVSKHLKNIFDEGELNEKVVVSILEITTDHGAIPGKTQTKDTKFYNLDAIISVGYRVNSQKATKFRIWATGVLKEYMIKGFALDDERLKQGKTLFGKDYFRELLERVRSIRASERRIWQQITDIFAECSIDYDKDNHITKDFYAMVQNKFHYAISGKTAAEIVYESADSKKENMGLMTWKNSPNGRILKSDVSIAKNYLDEKSIKRLERAITGYFDYIEDIIERENTFTMQEFSQSVNEFLAFRRYDILQNKGKVSYAKAKEKAESEYDIFNKTQKIESDFDRELKKILKETNYE encoded by the coding sequence ATGAATGATTTAAAGGAGCTTTCGTTTTTGATGTACACCTCAAAAGAGGAAAACGTATCGGTTAATGTGGTTGTAAAAGATGAAACCATTTGGCTCACCCAAAAAGCCATGGCGGAGCTTTTTGGTATAGGAGTACCTGCCGTATCCAAGCATTTAAAAAACATCTTTGATGAGGGAGAGCTTAATGAAAAAGTGGTTGTTTCCATTTTGGAAATAACCACTGACCATGGTGCTATTCCCGGAAAAACACAAACGAAGGATACGAAGTTTTATAATTTAGATGCAATCATCTCGGTGGGCTACCGTGTGAATTCTCAAAAGGCAACAAAATTCCGTATTTGGGCGACAGGGGTTTTAAAAGAGTACATGATAAAGGGCTTTGCCCTTGATGATGAAAGATTAAAACAGGGTAAAACCCTTTTCGGCAAGGACTATTTTAGAGAATTATTGGAGCGAGTCCGCTCAATCCGTGCAAGTGAAAGGCGTATATGGCAGCAGATAACTGATATTTTTGCCGAATGTTCTATAGATTATGATAAAGACAATCATATTACAAAAGATTTTTATGCTATGGTGCAAAATAAATTTCATTATGCCATAAGCGGAAAAACTGCCGCTGAAATTGTATACGAGAGTGCAGACAGTAAAAAAGAAAACATGGGGCTTATGACATGGAAGAATTCTCCGAATGGTCGTATTTTAAAATCGGATGTCAGCATCGCAAAAAACTATCTTGATGAAAAATCGATAAAAAGACTTGAACGGGCTATTACCGGATATTTTGATTATATCGAGGATATCATAGAAAGAGAAAATACCTTTACCATGCAGGAATTTTCTCAAAGTGTTAATGAATTTTTAGCCTTCCGCCGATATGACATTCTTCAAAATAAGGGAAAAGTTTCATATGCCAAGGCAAAAGAAAAAGCCGAATCCGAATATGATATATTCAATAAAACACAAAAAATAGAATCGGATTTTGATCGGGAGCTAAAAAAAATTTTAAAGGAAACAAACTATGAATGA
- the fic gene encoding protein adenylyltransferase Fic, which produces MNDEEKLTKIRALELWDKNLIENIEVGTFKGLQEIHRYLFQDVFDFAGEVRKVNISKGNFRFAPILFLTENLKIIDKMKDEAFDEILDKYIEMNVAHPFREGNGRSMRIWLDILLKQRLGKCVDWSKIDKFSYLSAMERSPVNSLELKFLLKTALTDDIQNREVYMRGIQASYEYEGMSRYDIGDV; this is translated from the coding sequence ATGAATGATGAAGAAAAGCTGACAAAGATCAGGGCTCTCGAACTTTGGGATAAAAATTTAATTGAAAATATTGAAGTTGGAACCTTTAAGGGTTTGCAAGAAATACATAGATACCTGTTTCAAGATGTGTTTGATTTTGCAGGAGAAGTTAGAAAGGTAAATATTTCAAAGGGAAACTTCCGCTTTGCTCCAATTTTATTTTTGACTGAAAATCTTAAAATAATCGATAAGATGAAGGACGAGGCCTTTGATGAGATTTTGGATAAATATATCGAAATGAATGTTGCTCATCCTTTTAGAGAGGGCAACGGAAGGAGCATGAGGATATGGCTGGATATTCTTTTAAAACAACGCTTAGGAAAGTGTGTTGATTGGTCAAAGATAGACAAGTTTTCTTATTTAAGTGCGATGGAACGCTCTCCGGTAAACAGTCTGGAACTCAAGTTTTTATTGAAAACAGCCCTAACCGATGATATTCAGAACAGGGAAGTTTATATGAGGGGCATACAGGCCTCTTATGAATATGAGGGTATGAGCAGATACGATATAGGGGATGTGTAA
- a CDS encoding DMT family transporter gives MKLTSKQKGIMFLILSALCFASMNLLAKLAGDLPSMQKAFFRNLIAALVSFAVLIRSKEKFHLDKKNLPFFFMRAIFGTMGIVGNFYAIENMLLADASILAKLAPFFAILFSFLFLKEKIKLYQILAVITAFSASLLIIKPAFADKSHVIAALIGAFGGMMAGAAYTCVRYLSIKKEKGATIVFFFSFCSILILLPVFIIFYRPMTLLQTITLLLAGLVGTGGQFCVTAAYAHAPAGSISVYDYTQIVFSALFGFAFLGELPDRWSFLGFAIIFAVALFMFLHHEDKVKKHLGAN, from the coding sequence ATGAAATTAACATCAAAACAAAAGGGTATTATGTTTTTAATTCTTTCGGCGCTTTGCTTTGCATCGATGAATTTGTTGGCAAAGCTTGCAGGGGATCTGCCTTCGATGCAAAAGGCTTTTTTTAGAAATCTAATAGCGGCTCTTGTGTCTTTTGCAGTACTTATACGGTCAAAAGAAAAATTTCATTTGGATAAAAAAAATCTGCCCTTCTTTTTTATGAGGGCAATTTTCGGCACTATGGGGATTGTCGGGAATTTTTATGCGATAGAGAATATGCTTCTCGCCGATGCTTCTATTCTTGCAAAACTGGCGCCTTTTTTTGCCATCCTTTTTTCGTTCCTTTTTTTAAAGGAAAAAATAAAGCTTTATCAAATTCTTGCAGTTATAACGGCTTTTTCGGCTAGCCTTCTTATCATAAAACCTGCCTTTGCAGATAAGAGTCATGTTATTGCAGCCCTTATAGGGGCCTTCGGGGGAATGATGGCCGGGGCAGCTTATACCTGCGTACGCTATCTTTCAATAAAAAAAGAAAAAGGCGCAACTATAGTTTTTTTCTTTTCGTTTTGCTCGATATTGATCCTTCTTCCCGTATTTATAATATTTTATCGTCCGATGACTCTTTTACAAACTATCACCCTCTTGCTTGCAGGTCTTGTAGGAACGGGCGGACAGTTTTGTGTTACTGCTGCCTATGCCCATGCTCCTGCAGGTTCAATTTCGGTTTATGATTATACTCAAATAGTTTTTTCTGCACTTTTCGGCTTCGCTTTTTTGGGAGAGCTTCCCGACCGGTGGAGTTTTTTAGGATTTGCTATAATATTTGCAGTTGCTCTTTTTATGTTCTTACACCATGAAGATAAGGTAAAAAAGCATTTAGGTGCAAATTGA
- a CDS encoding TSUP family transporter has translation MYLSLQAMIFLCFCVFLAGFVDSAAGGGGLISLPAYFFVGLPAHTAIGCNKFSAACGTTLSTFRFFKHGALEWRVALVSAVFSFGASYIGMKIALRIDQAVLKTALILIFPVIAAVLLIKRNFGNENKSKEIPQKKAYVLAGLIGACVGFYDGLIGPGTGTIAIIAYSAWMKYDLKTASGNAKLLNLASNYASLTAALLNNKVVFSLSVPAAVCGIIGNYLGAGFALKKGAAFIRPLMIVVIILLFAKLFYDVFGEMILGLF, from the coding sequence ATGTATTTATCGTTACAGGCAATGATTTTTTTGTGCTTTTGCGTTTTTCTTGCTGGCTTTGTAGATTCGGCTGCCGGCGGCGGCGGTCTTATTTCGCTCCCGGCCTATTTTTTTGTGGGCCTTCCGGCTCATACAGCCATAGGCTGCAATAAATTTTCGGCAGCCTGCGGGACAACTCTTTCAACCTTCCGTTTTTTTAAGCACGGGGCTCTTGAATGGCGTGTAGCTCTGGTTTCGGCAGTTTTTTCTTTTGGGGCTTCTTATATAGGAATGAAAATTGCGCTCAGAATAGACCAAGCGGTCTTAAAAACTGCCCTGATTTTAATATTTCCCGTGATAGCGGCTGTTCTTTTGATAAAAAGAAATTTCGGCAACGAAAACAAATCCAAGGAAATTCCTCAAAAAAAGGCTTATGTTTTGGCAGGCTTAATAGGTGCTTGTGTAGGTTTTTATGACGGACTTATAGGGCCCGGTACCGGTACAATCGCAATTATAGCTTATTCCGCATGGATGAAATACGACCTAAAAACAGCCTCGGGAAATGCCAAGCTTTTAAACTTAGCTTCAAACTATGCTTCTTTGACTGCCGCTTTGCTGAATAATAAGGTTGTTTTTTCGCTTTCTGTTCCTGCTGCAGTTTGCGGTATTATCGGTAATTACTTAGGTGCCGGATTTGCTTTAAAGAAAGGGGCTGCCTTTATAAGGCCTCTTATGATTGTGGTTATAATTTTATTGTTTGCAAAATTATTTTATGACGTCTTCGGCGAAATGATACTAGGATTATTTTAG
- a CDS encoding adenosine deaminase, whose product MRDFDYYKKQPKADTHNHLNLSMKYSDYKKWAGFDIPNFPRKMNGLDEMHEIIGQYTRPACTTAQHVIDLIEMSILSAIEDNVVHIEGSIDIGFIRQFKGDLDGFLTGINNIVKKYKSKINIVPELGISKTIDQIFLKQWVEPMMSSKVFKNIDLYGPEVSEGIEQCVYIFRLAEKYGLKKKAHVGEFSDAASVKYFVEMFDLDEVQHGIGAAQSDKVLQFLADRKVRCNVCPQSNVMLGAVKDLKSHPLRKMMDAGVPISIGTDDILFFGKTNSEQFYDLVSEKIITEKEADKLMAIR is encoded by the coding sequence ATGAGAGATTTTGATTACTATAAAAAGCAGCCCAAAGCTGATACTCATAATCATCTGAATTTAAGTATGAAGTATTCCGACTATAAAAAATGGGCAGGGTTTGACATTCCCAATTTTCCTCGCAAAATGAACGGTCTTGATGAGATGCATGAAATCATCGGACAATATACTCGCCCTGCATGTACTACAGCGCAACACGTTATAGATTTAATAGAAATGTCCATACTGAGTGCAATAGAAGACAATGTTGTTCACATAGAAGGCTCAATTGATATAGGTTTTATAAGACAATTTAAAGGTGATTTGGACGGTTTTTTAACCGGAATAAATAATATTGTAAAAAAATATAAAAGTAAGATTAACATTGTTCCCGAATTGGGAATATCAAAAACTATAGATCAAATTTTTTTAAAGCAATGGGTAGAACCTATGATGTCATCAAAGGTATTTAAAAACATAGACCTTTATGGCCCTGAAGTTTCGGAAGGCATTGAACAGTGCGTATATATATTTAGATTGGCCGAAAAATACGGATTAAAAAAGAAGGCCCATGTAGGCGAATTTTCAGATGCAGCTTCAGTCAAGTATTTTGTTGAAATGTTTGATTTAGATGAGGTTCAGCATGGTATAGGAGCAGCCCAAAGCGACAAGGTGCTGCAGTTTTTAGCAGATAGAAAGGTCCGTTGCAATGTTTGCCCCCAAAGCAATGTAATGCTGGGAGCGGTCAAAGACCTAAAATCTCATCCATTACGTAAAATGATGGATGCAGGTGTACCGATAAGCATAGGAACCGATGATATTCTCTTTTTTGGGAAAACAAACAGCGAGCAGTTTTATGACCTCGTAAGCGAAAAAATTATAACCGAAAAAGAAGCCGACAAGCTGATGGCAATTAGATAA
- a CDS encoding carboxylesterase, which yields MFFDNYPIKLSDTTKPFFLKGLKTAPAILLIHGYTGSPREMIWLGRQLNEAGYNVYIPRLPGHGTKKDDFLSTSWKDWLRKVCDEYIDLCAMYERVFVGGLSMGGVLASLIAARFNPEKIFLCAPAFIATDNRIKLTPFLKFFVKKIETVKKTYENDPEYGRSMTDYNGVEYLAKTADLYKLQKLALKNMVFIRSQSLTILSKADKLVPFKVKDLIDKNLRTQNEYLILEKSSHIVTNDIEKELVAKKIIEFLKD from the coding sequence GTGTTTTTTGACAATTATCCTATAAAACTTTCAGATACAACGAAACCCTTTTTTTTAAAAGGACTAAAAACCGCGCCGGCTATTTTGCTGATTCATGGTTACACGGGCTCTCCCAGAGAGATGATTTGGCTGGGACGCCAGTTAAATGAAGCAGGCTACAATGTCTATATCCCCCGCCTGCCAGGACACGGAACCAAAAAAGACGATTTTTTAAGTACATCTTGGAAAGACTGGCTCCGCAAGGTTTGTGACGAATATATTGACCTTTGTGCAATGTATGAAAGAGTTTTTGTCGGAGGTCTTTCTATGGGCGGAGTACTGGCATCTTTAATAGCAGCGCGTTTTAATCCGGAAAAAATATTTTTATGTGCACCTGCCTTTATAGCAACGGATAACAGGATAAAATTGACACCTTTTTTAAAATTTTTTGTCAAAAAGATAGAAACCGTAAAAAAAACTTATGAGAACGATCCTGAATACGGAAGATCAATGACGGACTATAATGGTGTAGAATACTTAGCAAAAACGGCGGATCTTTATAAATTACAAAAATTAGCCTTAAAAAACATGGTTTTTATAAGATCTCAAAGCCTTACAATCTTATCAAAGGCCGATAAATTAGTCCCTTTTAAGGTAAAAGATCTAATAGATAAGAATTTAAGAACTCAAAACGAGTATCTAATACTTGAAAAAAGCAGTCATATAGTTACAAACGATATTGAAAAAGAACTTGTAGCAAAAAAAATAATAGAATTTCTAAAGGATTAA